ACCTCTCAAGCGAACAACTCAAACGGCTGAAGCTATTTCTAAAGTAACAGGTCTTCCTATCGTTTTTGAAGATGCATGGGTTGAGTGCTCATTTGGAATTTGGGATGGCATGTCTATAGAGGAAGTAAAAGAGCGCTACCCAGCTGATTACAACTCATGGGTATGTTCAACTTCTTTTGCACCGCCAGAGGGTGAGTCCTATGACTCTGTTGCACAGCGCGTGGATGCAGCGCTTTCACAGATTGCAGCTGAATATCCAGGACAGCGTGTAGTAGTTGTTACACATAATGGAACGATTAAATCTGCAGCTAAAGTTGTTGTTGGCGCACCAGCTGAATCAATCTTTCATATTGATATTTCACCATGTTCAATCACCACAGTCTCTATCTGGCCAAGTGATGGATTGCGGGCCCTTAGAACTCTTAATGAGCAGGCTCATTTACGCTAGTCAACACTGAATTGTAAGAGTCAAAGCTCAAGAAATATAGGCGAACTCACACCAATAAAACCATTTCAAGTAGAATTCATTTATGAAAGTTCTAACAGTCAACATCACCAGCGTTGTGCATGAAGGTGAATGGACTGGCAGTGAAGGCAAAACTGGAATTGATAAGCGTCCAGCGCTAGGACCAGTTCATTTTGCTAACGAAGAAGTCACAGGTGATGTTGTCGTAGATCGCAATCACCATGGGGGATATGACCAAGCGGTCTATGCCTATGCAAGAGAAGATGCTGATTGGTGGGAAAAAGAGCTCGGTCAATCAATTGCAAACGGCCGCTTTGGTGAAAACTTAACGACTTCAGGAATTGATGTTAATGGTGCACTTGTGGGAGAGCGTTGGAAGATTGGCACAACAATTCTTGAAGTCTCACAACCTCGAATTCCATGTCGTGTTTTTGCTGGATTTTGGCAACGACCAACATTGATTAAAGAATTCATGGCCTCAGGAAAACCTGGAACATACCTACGCATTATTCAAGAAGGCCACATAAGCGCAGGGGATAAAATTGAAGTTATTTCCAAACCACATCATCACATCTCCATTGCAGATCTTTATGCTGCAAAAAATGGAGAGCGCTCTAAAGTTGAAGAGATTGCGGCAGTTAAAGAACTATCCGGCAAATACCAAGAATGGGCGCAAAGCCTGCGCAATTAACTTAGAGGCCTGCAGCGTGACCTTCACAACGAGGATCTGAACCAAAGGCATAGGTTGCATTAGGCAACACCTGCATTAACTGCACAGATGAACCATGTCCCCAAGCAGCAAGTTCTTTCACATCGTGGCCCTTGGCTCGAAGTTCATCGAGAACTGCAGTTGGCACTCGATTTTCAATCTCAAGCACACCACTTCCAGTTTCCTCCAAAGAGCTTTGCCCAGGAGCGTTGAGATGTTGCCATCTAGGTGCCTCAGTTGCCTCTTGCACATTCATCTTCAGATCAACTACGTTGATGATTAACTGCAGATTGGTCTGCACCTGAATATTTGCACCAGGTGTTCCTCCCACTAAATGCAAAGTTCCATCAGCATTAACTGCAGTAAAGGCATTGAGGGTGTGTGCTGGGCGCTTTCCTGGCTCAATAATGTTGGGAGAGGCTGGATCTAATGAGAATCCAGTTAAGCGATTATTTAAAATGATTCCAGTTCCAGGTATGACCCATGAACTACCAAAGCCATGGAAAACAGATTGAATCCAGGAGACTGCGTTGCCATCCTTATCTGCAACTAAAAAGTAGGTGGTGTCACTGCCTTCACTGACGGGGGCAATATCTGTGGCTGCTTTGTCCGTAGATATCTGGGCGCATCTCTTATCAATGTTTTCTTTCGACAAAATCTTTGCAACATTGACCTCAATAAATTCAGGATCACCCAGAATCGCGTTGCGATCAGCAAAACCAGCCTTCTTAGATTCCACTCCGATATGAATACGCTCTGCTTCACTCATCCTTGCCACATCAAAGCGCTCATTAATAAGCAGCTCCTCCATCAAGATCATTCCTTGTGTGGGAGGTGGCTGACCATAAATTGTCAGATCACGATACTTAATTGATAGTGGATCTAGAACTCTGGTGGTGTGTGCCTTTAGATCTTGGGCATTAAACCAACCATCAGAGCCGCTAATGAGTTGCTGAGCTATTCGCCCTTCATAAAATGCACTACGACCACCTGCTTCAATCTCTCGCAGTGATTGCGCTAAATCTTTTTGAATAACTAATTCGCCCACCTGGACGTTCACGTCAATGCCCATATCTTTAAAGAGGGAAGTATGAGGAGTTGTAGCTAAGTGATTAGCAATTCTGCGAACAAAGCCGGTATTTGCTGGAAAACCATTGTCTGCATAATCAATGGCTTGTTCTAGCAAAGTGGCTATTGGTAACTTGCCATAGCGCTCATGAGCTTCAAACCAGGTTGAAACTAAACCTGGAACAGTTCCTGATTTATATCCATGCAAAGGAATCTCTGTCCCATAAGCAGCGGCAGTTGCAGCGTGTGGTGCTTCACCACTGCCGTTAAATGCAAGGTTTGTCTTTGTGCTTGCATGGTGAGTAACTAAAAAAGCATCTCCACCTAAATGCGATGCACCTGGCTCCACAACACAGATCACTGCACTCAGTGCAATGGCGGCATCAATAAAGGATCCACCCTGTTTTAATATTGCAATCGCAGCGCTCACGGCCAATGGCTGGCTTGCAGCAGCTCCGCCATTTTTGGCATAAACAACGCTTCGGCCCGTTTGCATCCGTGAACTGTGGCCTATTTTTAAAGGGATTACAAGA
This DNA window, taken from Candidatus Planktophila vernalis, encodes the following:
- a CDS encoding gamma-glutamyltransferase family protein; the protein is MQTGRSVVYAKNGGAAASQPLAVSAAIAILKQGGSFIDAAIALSAVICVVEPGASHLGGDAFLVTHHASTKTNLAFNGSGEAPHAATAAAYGTEIPLHGYKSGTVPGLVSTWFEAHERYGKLPIATLLEQAIDYADNGFPANTGFVRRIANHLATTPHTSLFKDMGIDVNVQVGELVIQKDLAQSLREIEAGGRSAFYEGRIAQQLISGSDGWFNAQDLKAHTTRVLDPLSIKYRDLTIYGQPPPTQGMILMEELLINERFDVARMSEAERIHIGVESKKAGFADRNAILGDPEFIEVNVAKILSKENIDKRCAQISTDKAATDIAPVSEGSDTTYFLVADKDGNAVSWIQSVFHGFGSSWVIPGTGIILNNRLTGFSLDPASPNIIEPGKRPAHTLNAFTAVNADGTLHLVGGTPGANIQVQTNLQLIINVVDLKMNVQEATEAPRWQHLNAPGQSSLEETGSGVLEIENRVPTAVLDELRAKGHDVKELAAWGHGSSVQLMQVLPNATYAFGSDPRCEGHAAGL
- a CDS encoding MOSC domain-containing protein, coding for MKVLTVNITSVVHEGEWTGSEGKTGIDKRPALGPVHFANEEVTGDVVVDRNHHGGYDQAVYAYAREDADWWEKELGQSIANGRFGENLTTSGIDVNGALVGERWKIGTTILEVSQPRIPCRVFAGFWQRPTLIKEFMASGKPGTYLRIIQEGHISAGDKIEVISKPHHHISIADLYAAKNGERSKVEEIAAVKELSGKYQEWAQSLRN